One Streptomyces sp. CNQ-509 DNA window includes the following coding sequences:
- a CDS encoding acetyl-CoA C-acyltransferase, with the protein MPRTARDVVFVDGVRTPFGKAGPKGIYHETRADDLVVKCIRELLRRNPALDPATVDDVAIAATTQIGDQGLTIGRTAGILAGLPPTVPGYSIDRMCAGAMTAVTTTAASTAFGAYDIALAGGVEHMGRHPMGEAVDPHPRFVSEKLVDESALFMGMTAENLHDRFPHLTKSRADAYAVHSQEKAAKAYANGRIQADLVPISVRRTTTEAGETGWGLATQDEPMRPGTTLANLATLKTPFRAHGRVTAGNAAGLNDGATASLIAAEDVARAAGLPVKMRLVSFAFAGVEPEVMGVGPIPSTEKALAKAGLGIGDIGLFEINEAFAVQVLAFLDHFGIADDDPRVNQYGGAIAFGHPLASSGVRLMTQLARQFEEQPQVRYGITTMCVGFGMGATVIWENPHFEGAGK; encoded by the coding sequence GTGCCTCGTACCGCAAGGGACGTCGTCTTCGTCGACGGCGTCCGGACCCCGTTCGGCAAGGCGGGCCCGAAGGGCATCTACCACGAGACCCGCGCCGACGACCTCGTCGTCAAGTGCATCCGCGAGCTGCTGCGCCGCAACCCCGCCCTCGACCCCGCCACCGTCGACGACGTCGCCATCGCCGCCACCACCCAGATCGGCGACCAGGGCCTGACCATCGGCCGCACCGCCGGCATCCTCGCCGGGCTGCCGCCGACCGTGCCCGGGTACTCCATCGACCGGATGTGCGCCGGCGCCATGACCGCCGTGACGACGACCGCCGCCTCCACCGCCTTCGGCGCGTACGACATCGCCCTGGCCGGCGGCGTCGAGCACATGGGCCGGCACCCGATGGGCGAGGCCGTGGATCCCCACCCGCGGTTCGTCTCCGAGAAGCTCGTCGACGAGTCCGCCCTCTTCATGGGCATGACCGCGGAGAACCTGCACGACCGCTTCCCGCACCTGACCAAGTCCCGCGCCGACGCGTACGCGGTGCACTCCCAGGAGAAGGCCGCCAAGGCGTACGCGAACGGGCGGATCCAGGCCGACCTCGTGCCCATCTCCGTCCGCCGCACCACCACCGAAGCCGGCGAGACCGGCTGGGGCCTGGCCACGCAGGACGAGCCGATGCGCCCCGGCACCACGCTGGCGAACCTCGCGACGCTGAAGACCCCCTTCCGCGCCCACGGCCGGGTCACCGCCGGCAACGCCGCCGGGCTCAACGACGGCGCCACCGCCTCCCTCATCGCCGCCGAGGACGTGGCGCGCGCCGCCGGGCTGCCGGTGAAGATGCGGCTGGTGTCGTTCGCCTTCGCCGGCGTGGAGCCCGAGGTGATGGGCGTCGGCCCGATCCCGTCCACCGAGAAGGCGCTCGCCAAGGCGGGCCTCGGCATCGGCGACATCGGCCTGTTCGAGATCAACGAGGCGTTCGCCGTGCAGGTGCTCGCGTTCCTCGACCACTTCGGCATCGCCGACGACGACCCCCGCGTCAACCAGTACGGCGGCGCCATCGCCTTCGGCCACCCTCTCGCCTCCTCCGGCGTGCGGCTGATGACGCAACTGGCCCGGCAGTTCGAGGAGCAGCCGCAGGTGCGGTACGGCATCACCACCATGTGCGTCGGCTTCGGCATGGGCGCCACGGTCATCTGGGAGAACCCGCACTTCGAGGGGGCAGGCAAGTGA
- a CDS encoding 3-hydroxyacyl-CoA dehydrogenase NAD-binding domain-containing protein yields MSSNTAELLKGAAGRFPDEVVTEAHVRHLDLPGGAGRFALITLDNGFDHTKPTTFGPQSLAGLDAALDQVEKEAAEGAIVGVGVTGKPFIFAVGADLKGVEVLGRRDEALAIGRGGHEVFKRLADLGVPTFAYYNGAAMGGGVEIGLHCTYRTVSTAVPAFSLPEVFLGLVPGWGGCTLLPNLIGADRAVTVVIENSLNQNRQLKGKQVYDLGIADAIFEGADFLEQSLAWTAAVLGGELEVVRPDIDRGEAWDAAIERGRAVADDKVHGAAPAAYRALDIMAAAKNGDLRQGFAAEDEALADLIMGGELRAGIYAFNLVQRRAKRPAGAPDKSLARPVTKVGVVGAGLMASQLALLFVRRLEVPVVLTDIDQERIDKGVAWVHEQIDMLLLKGRVNQDAANRLKALVTGSMDKTAAFADADFVIEAVFEELSLKQRIFAELEEVVPPTAILATNTSSLSVTEMAAGLRHPERVVGFHFFNPVAVLPLLEIVRAADTDDASLATAFAVAKKLKKSAVLVKDAPAFVVNRILTRFMGEVLGAVDEGTPVEVADGALAPLGLPMSPIVLLDLVGPAVAHHVAGTLAAAFPDRFAQSANLGRVVEAGKRTLYVHDSGKPELDPEVAALFQVGETALTEEQVRDRALDAIAQEIRLMLDEGVVAEAQDIDLCLITGAGWPFHLGGITPYLDREGVSERVTGRRFLPPGVASVPE; encoded by the coding sequence GTGAGCAGCAACACCGCGGAACTTCTCAAGGGCGCGGCCGGGCGCTTCCCGGACGAGGTCGTGACAGAGGCGCACGTACGCCACCTCGACCTGCCGGGCGGCGCGGGCCGGTTCGCGCTGATCACCCTCGACAACGGCTTCGACCACACCAAGCCGACCACCTTCGGCCCGCAGTCGCTCGCCGGCCTCGACGCCGCGCTCGACCAGGTCGAGAAGGAGGCCGCGGAGGGCGCGATCGTCGGCGTCGGCGTCACCGGCAAGCCGTTCATCTTCGCCGTCGGCGCCGACCTCAAGGGCGTCGAGGTGCTCGGGCGGCGCGACGAGGCACTGGCCATCGGGCGCGGCGGGCACGAGGTGTTCAAGCGGCTGGCCGATCTGGGCGTGCCGACGTTCGCGTACTACAACGGCGCCGCGATGGGCGGCGGCGTCGAGATCGGGCTGCACTGCACGTACCGCACCGTCTCCACCGCCGTGCCGGCGTTCTCGCTGCCGGAGGTCTTCCTCGGGCTGGTGCCCGGCTGGGGCGGCTGCACGCTGCTGCCGAACCTCATCGGCGCGGACCGCGCGGTCACCGTCGTGATCGAGAACAGCCTCAACCAGAACCGGCAGCTCAAGGGCAAGCAGGTCTACGACCTGGGCATCGCCGACGCGATCTTCGAGGGCGCCGACTTCCTGGAGCAGTCCCTCGCCTGGACCGCCGCCGTCCTCGGCGGCGAACTGGAGGTCGTACGCCCGGACATCGACCGCGGCGAGGCGTGGGACGCGGCGATCGAGCGCGGCCGCGCCGTCGCCGACGACAAGGTGCACGGCGCCGCCCCGGCGGCGTACCGCGCGCTGGACATCATGGCCGCGGCGAAGAACGGCGACCTGCGGCAGGGCTTCGCGGCCGAGGACGAGGCGCTGGCCGACCTGATCATGGGCGGCGAACTGCGGGCCGGGATCTACGCCTTCAACCTCGTGCAGCGGCGCGCCAAACGGCCCGCCGGGGCGCCGGACAAGAGCCTCGCCCGGCCGGTCACGAAGGTCGGCGTGGTCGGCGCGGGGCTGATGGCCTCGCAGTTGGCGCTGCTGTTCGTCCGCCGTCTCGAGGTGCCCGTCGTCCTCACGGACATCGACCAGGAGCGGATCGACAAGGGCGTGGCGTGGGTCCACGAGCAGATCGACATGCTGCTGCTGAAGGGCAGGGTGAACCAGGACGCGGCGAACCGGCTCAAGGCGCTGGTCACCGGGTCGATGGACAAGACCGCGGCGTTCGCCGACGCCGACTTCGTGATCGAGGCGGTCTTCGAGGAACTCTCCCTCAAGCAGCGGATCTTCGCCGAGCTGGAGGAGGTCGTCCCGCCGACCGCGATCCTCGCGACGAACACCTCGTCCCTGTCGGTGACGGAGATGGCCGCCGGGCTCCGGCACCCCGAGCGGGTCGTGGGCTTCCACTTCTTCAACCCGGTGGCGGTCCTGCCGCTGCTGGAGATCGTACGGGCCGCGGACACCGATGACGCCTCGCTGGCCACGGCGTTCGCCGTCGCCAAGAAGCTGAAGAAGTCGGCCGTGCTGGTCAAGGACGCCCCGGCGTTCGTGGTCAACCGCATCCTCACCCGCTTCATGGGCGAGGTGCTGGGCGCAGTGGACGAGGGCACGCCGGTGGAGGTCGCGGACGGGGCGCTGGCGCCGCTGGGGCTGCCGATGTCGCCGATCGTGCTGCTCGACCTGGTCGGCCCCGCGGTCGCCCACCACGTCGCGGGCACCCTCGCCGCGGCGTTCCCCGACCGCTTCGCGCAGTCGGCGAACCTGGGCCGGGTCGTGGAGGCGGGCAAGCGGACGCTGTACGTCCATGACTCGGGCAAGCCGGAGCTGGACCCGGAGGTGGCTGCGCTCTTCCAGGTCGGGGAGACGGCGCTGACGGAGGAGCAGGTACGCGACCGGGCGCTGGACGCCATCGCGCAGGAGATCCGGCTGATGCTGGACGAGGGCGTCGTGGCCGAGGCGCAGGACATCGACCTGTGCCTGATCACCGGCGCGGGCTGGCCGTTCCACCTGGGCGGTATCACGCCGTACCTGGACCGGGAGGGCGTCAGCGAGCGCGTCACGGGCCGCCGGTTCCTGCCGCCGGGCGTGGCGAGCGTCCCGGAGTAG